The genome window CCCGCCGCCGGTGGTGAGGCTGCGCCTGCCGCCGCTGCCGTTCCGATCGCGCAATTGCTCGCTTCTGCCGATGCCAAGGCCGGTGAAACGGTCTTCAAGAAGTGTCAGGCCTGTCATGACGGCACCAAAGGGGGACCGAACAAGGTCGGTCCCAACCTCTTTGGTGTCGTAGATCGCCCGATCGCTTCGCATGAGGGCTTCGCCTATTCCGCTGCCATGAAGGATTTCTCCAAGGGCAGCAGCGAGAAGTGGACCTTCGAATTCCTCAACAAGTTCTTGTTGGCGCCGAAGAAGGACGTTCCCGGCACGGCCATGGGCTTCGCTGGTTTGGCGAAGGATCAGGACCGCGCCAACGTCATCCTCTACCTGCACACGCTGGCCGATTCGCCGGTGCCGTTGCCGGACCCGAAAACCGCGACGCAGTGATGCGCCAGCACAAACGCATTACAAAAGCCCGGCCGCAAGCCGGGCTTTTTGTTGTGCGGAGAGGTTTTCAGGCACCGAGGAAATAGGCCCAGAGCGAAACTGTGATGGCGCCGAGCGCTGTCGTCACGGTGATCGTCGAGGCGGCGAGGCTGTGACCGACGCCGAAGCGGTTGGCGATCAGCCAGGCGTTGACGCCCGTCGGTACCGAGGAGGTCAGCACGATCGCCGCCGTCCATTCGGGGCTGAGACCGAGGAGATGGCTCGCCGCCCACACGCAGCCGGGCAGCAGCAGCAGCTTGCATGTCGAGGTGACGCTGGCGATGCCGACATTGCCGGAGACGCCGTATTTCTCCAGCGCCATGCCGAGCGAGATCAGCGCCGCCGGCCCGGCAATGCCGGCAATCTGCCCGACGACCGATGCCACCGCCGTCGGCATGGTGAGACCGGAAAGATGCACGGCCATGCCGGCCGCAAGCCCGATCACCAGCGGATTGCGTACGAGATTGATGGCGATCTGGCGCAGCACGAACACCATGCTGCGGTCGCTTTTGCCGGCGATCTTGCGTTCGGCATGCTCCATCAGAACCGTGCCCGCGACCATCATCACAGGCAGATGCACGGCGAGCAGGATCGACAGCGCCACCAGCCCCTCGTCGCCGATGGTGCGCTCGACCAGCGGCAGTCCGATGAAGACATTGTTGGCGAAGGCCGAGGAAACGCCGGCCAGCACGCCGATCCGTTCGTCGCGGTTAAAGAGGCGGGTGGCGGCGAGATGGCCGGCCGTCCAGGTGATGGCGACGCCTGAGAAATAGACGATCCACAGCCGGAAGGGCGAGGCGCCATGAAAATCCGCCTCGGCGATGGTGCGGAAGAGCAGCAGCGGCACGGCGATCTTGAAGACGAATTCGCCGAGCGCATCGCCGACATTCGATGCCATCAAGCCGCTGCGGACGATCACCCAGCCGATGAGAATCAGGAGGAAGATGGGAAGGACGTCGAGAATGATGGCTGACATGAGGGAGGTTGCTCTGCGCGGGGGAGTATCCAACCTCTACTGCATAATTCTCTAAATCGGAATCGATTTAGAGAGAAAATTACGCAGCACTTCAAAGTGCTGCAGCGCTCCCTGCGCTTCTGAGAAGACGCGCGGCGCTGCGGCAGCAAACCGCTTGGGTAAAGAAGCGGAATTATGTAGCAAATGCCACCAACGACCACTTTCGACCCATGCGAACATCAGACGTTTGCAAAACTCGGTCGCTTACATAAGGGTTTTGCGAAAGGAATTCCTCTCATTTTTTGATGCTGAGAGGTCGGTCGTTGATCGTAGGATTTCCGCAGCAATAGAAGGTTGCCCCGAAATAGCTTGCGAATCGCATAAGTACGTGCTTATGTGTTCGTATGATCGAGAATGACTTCTTCCGAGCTTTGGCAGACCCGACCCGCCGTGCGATCTTTGAGAAGCTGGCGGCAGGGAGCATGAATGCTAGTGCCTTGCGCGAGGGCATGGAGATTAGCCAGCCTGCGATGTCGCAACACCTTGCAGTTCTGCGCAGTGCAAAGCTCGTGAGGGAAGAACGACAGGGGCGTTTCGTGAATTACGAAGTCGATCCCGATGGGTTGGCTCTCATCGCCCAGTGGCTCGCAAAATACCGCGCCTATTGGCCGGAGCGTATCGCTGCACTCAAAGTCTTGCTGAAGGACATGGATCAATGAACGAAGGGAAGACCAAGGAGCAGGATAGCGGCGTCGAGTTGGAGTTTGACTTGGGCGATCCGCCGCAAAAGGTCTGGCGTGCTGTTACCATTCCCGAACTTCGGGAAAGGTGGTTGCCGAAGGCAGCATTGGCTGATCCCGATGCGATCACCGTCACCCCCGGCCAGGAAGTTCGCTACAAGCTGCGTGACGATAACCCACCTTTCCTTGAAAGCACCGTGACGTTCACGATCACCCCGAATGCCACTGGCGGCACTTGCCTTCGGATCGTCCACGAACTGACGGACGCAAGATTCGATGGAATGGCAAGAGCGCCGGCAAACAGCAACCGCCCGCTCCTCATGCTCGCCGCCTGACACGGCGAGCCTCCCCTTAAAATTCTGAAAGTCTGGAGGTCGCCGATGCGCGAAGCGATGCAACTCGTCCCTATGGTCATAGAACAGTCCAGCCGGGGGGAGCGATCCTTTGATATTTATTCCCGGCTTCTGCGCGAGCGGATTATCTTCCTCAATGGCGAGGTGAACGATACCGTTTCGGCCCTCGTCTGTGCGCAGCTTTTGTTTTTAGAAGCGGAAAACCCAAAAAAGCCCATCAGCCTCTATATCAATTCGCCGGGCGGCGTCGTGACCAGCGGCCTAGCCATGTACGATACCATGCGCTTCATCCGTGCGCCGGTTCATACACTTTGCATGGGGACGGCCCGTTCAATGGGATCGTTCCTGCTGATGGCAGGCGAACCCGGCGGAAGAGCCGCATTGCCCAATGTCAGTATCCTCATTCACCAGCCCTCCGGCGGCTTTCAAGGGCAGGCTTCCGACATGCTGATTCATGCCGAGGAAATTTTAAAGACCAAGCAACGCATGACGCGGCTCTACGCAGAGCATTGCGGACGTTCCTACGAAGACTTTGAGCGCGGGATGGATCGCGACCGCTTCATGACGGCGGAGGAGGCGCTTGAATGGGGTCTTATCGACCGTATTCTGAAGGTTCGGGAAGACACGAGCAGCCTATAAGCCTTGCCGCAAAAATCCCCATTAAGGCTACAGTTGTTTTTCCAACTTCTGCGATGTCGCAGAATAACGAGTTTTGCAGCAGCCACAATGACCGCTCCTGGCGCAAAGTGCCAACGCCGCATCGTTATCGGTTGGTGGCATTTGCTCCATAATTCCGCAGAAAGGCAATCGCCGGCCGCGCCATCCGAAAACAAAAAAAGCGGGCACAGCCCGCTTTTCCGCTCCGGCCGTGCCGGATATCCGGATCGCGAAGCTGCCAGTTCATCCGTGGTCAGCATCACGCCAGTAAGATCGAAGGAATCATCCTTCATGCGCCCGGCTGCAACTGAAAGCTGCTCATGCCGGTCTTCTTGCGAGTATTTCTAGATTTTGAAAATGACAGGGACATGACGAATAGGCGGCACTTTTGCGAAGAAATAG of Rhizobium sp. BT04 contains these proteins:
- a CDS encoding helix-turn-helix transcriptional regulator, producing MIENDFFRALADPTRRAIFEKLAAGSMNASALREGMEISQPAMSQHLAVLRSAKLVREERQGRFVNYEVDPDGLALIAQWLAKYRAYWPERIAALKVLLKDMDQ
- a CDS encoding SRPBCC domain-containing protein, translated to MNEGKTKEQDSGVELEFDLGDPPQKVWRAVTIPELRERWLPKAALADPDAITVTPGQEVRYKLRDDNPPFLESTVTFTITPNATGGTCLRIVHELTDARFDGMARAPANSNRPLLMLAA
- a CDS encoding cytochrome c family protein; the encoded protein is MNSYVNTAVGALLGTIFVLMSVSIASEGIFHSEAPEKEGFAIVAEEAPAAGGEAAPAAAAVPIAQLLASADAKAGETVFKKCQACHDGTKGGPNKVGPNLFGVVDRPIASHEGFAYSAAMKDFSKGSSEKWTFEFLNKFLLAPKKDVPGTAMGFAGLAKDQDRANVILYLHTLADSPVPLPDPKTATQ
- a CDS encoding AEC family transporter translates to MSAIILDVLPIFLLILIGWVIVRSGLMASNVGDALGEFVFKIAVPLLLFRTIAEADFHGASPFRLWIVYFSGVAITWTAGHLAATRLFNRDERIGVLAGVSSAFANNVFIGLPLVERTIGDEGLVALSILLAVHLPVMMVAGTVLMEHAERKIAGKSDRSMVFVLRQIAINLVRNPLVIGLAAGMAVHLSGLTMPTAVASVVGQIAGIAGPAALISLGMALEKYGVSGNVGIASVTSTCKLLLLPGCVWAASHLLGLSPEWTAAIVLTSSVPTGVNAWLIANRFGVGHSLAASTITVTTALGAITVSLWAYFLGA
- a CDS encoding ATP-dependent Clp protease proteolytic subunit, which codes for MREAMQLVPMVIEQSSRGERSFDIYSRLLRERIIFLNGEVNDTVSALVCAQLLFLEAENPKKPISLYINSPGGVVTSGLAMYDTMRFIRAPVHTLCMGTARSMGSFLLMAGEPGGRAALPNVSILIHQPSGGFQGQASDMLIHAEEILKTKQRMTRLYAEHCGRSYEDFERGMDRDRFMTAEEALEWGLIDRILKVREDTSSL